From a region of the Dehalococcoidia bacterium genome:
- a CDS encoding helix-turn-helix domain-containing protein, translating into MEERLLLTVKEAAQRLALGRSATYALIQRGTLPSLKVGGSRRVAVADLVEFVERLRSEIRSDEGA; encoded by the coding sequence ATGGAAGAACGGCTTCTACTTACCGTCAAGGAGGCGGCGCAGCGTTTGGCGCTGGGACGCTCTGCGACATACGCCCTGATCCAGCGCGGCACGCTCCCCTCCTTGAAGGTCGGCGGTTCCCGAAGAGTGGCGGTGGCCGACCTCGTGGAGTTTGTCGAGCGGCTGCGATCTGAAATCCGGAGCGACGAGGGCGCGTGA
- a CDS encoding CHC2 zinc finger domain-containing protein, translated as MADQEREIIAAIEEAIASRQPRREGRETRFLCPAHDDHSPSARWHPEKHVWCCDACGAGGGYVNLAELLGVPHSQRGGLSVAELADAKGLSEKFLRDLGVTDGIVGASRTPCVDIPYDDRTGEVIAVRKRLNLKGEHRFSWRRGDHPYPYGLWAVREARERTNYLLFVEGESDTWVCKRAGVTAVGIPGASTMKTDWAPLFEGIPHLFVWQEPGPAGITFVEKVAAALPTVQVITAPVDAKDAADLWLVCNRDADEFQARIAELARSAPYVSAIKADTSRQDARESLAKAWDLFLAPDLLAKVETAMRDLGYAGDTKPPMLAYVALTSRLLRRPLNLAFVAPSAAGKNRAIDAALALMPESAYYLEKAGSARALIYSDASYEHRAVVVAEADSLPNDDSSAASAVRSLAADNEMTYDVVEKDSKGEFHVRRITKPGPTGLVTTSTRPLPHQFDTRTLTVTVADTPGQTRDVMRAHAATLNGLVALPDVSDFVALQRWLELEGKREVLVPFAPALAELVPADHVRMRRDFRQLLTTVETMAILHQQQRELDADGRIVATLDDYEHARTLLMDVFQAASSAGVTPQVRETVEAVNRIADGVSLTKQAIADALKLSKDTAWYRIKRAISLGHLINDETRKGRPAQIRPGDPLPEDRPALPTVEELSACVSRHPAVDSTVQPRRTLEAEGESGKVVESVVESGIQPHVQPDRAPAPDSPARTAVAVVERLNGDPGSLHTPDGREVMEI; from the coding sequence ATGGCTGACCAGGAACGTGAGATCATCGCCGCGATTGAAGAGGCCATTGCGTCGAGGCAACCGCGGCGCGAAGGGCGCGAGACCCGTTTCCTGTGCCCAGCCCACGACGACCACTCGCCCTCGGCACGCTGGCATCCCGAGAAGCACGTATGGTGCTGCGACGCCTGTGGCGCGGGCGGAGGGTACGTCAACCTTGCCGAATTGCTCGGCGTTCCGCACTCACAACGCGGCGGACTATCGGTTGCGGAGCTCGCCGACGCCAAGGGACTCTCGGAGAAGTTCCTCCGCGATCTCGGTGTCACGGACGGCATCGTCGGCGCCAGCCGGACTCCATGCGTGGACATCCCCTACGACGACCGCACCGGCGAAGTGATCGCGGTCCGAAAGCGTCTCAACCTCAAGGGCGAGCATCGTTTCTCGTGGAGACGCGGCGACCATCCCTACCCCTACGGCCTGTGGGCAGTGCGGGAAGCACGCGAGCGCACGAACTACCTCCTCTTTGTTGAGGGAGAGTCCGACACGTGGGTCTGCAAGCGGGCAGGCGTGACCGCCGTCGGGATTCCCGGCGCTTCCACCATGAAGACGGACTGGGCGCCTCTGTTCGAGGGAATCCCGCATCTGTTCGTCTGGCAGGAGCCAGGACCCGCTGGCATCACGTTCGTGGAAAAGGTCGCCGCGGCACTCCCCACGGTCCAGGTCATCACCGCCCCCGTCGACGCCAAGGACGCGGCAGACCTGTGGCTCGTCTGCAACCGTGATGCCGACGAGTTCCAGGCCCGCATCGCTGAACTCGCTCGGAGCGCGCCATATGTGTCCGCGATCAAGGCCGACACCTCACGACAGGACGCCAGGGAGTCGCTCGCCAAGGCGTGGGATCTGTTTCTCGCGCCGGATCTTCTTGCGAAGGTCGAGACCGCCATGCGCGACTTGGGCTACGCCGGCGACACCAAGCCTCCGATGCTCGCGTACGTCGCGCTCACATCGCGGCTCCTTCGTCGGCCGCTCAACCTCGCGTTCGTCGCACCGTCGGCGGCGGGGAAGAATCGTGCCATCGATGCTGCCTTAGCGTTGATGCCGGAGTCCGCCTACTACCTGGAGAAGGCCGGCTCCGCCCGCGCGCTCATCTACAGCGACGCCTCCTACGAGCACCGCGCTGTCGTCGTTGCGGAGGCCGACTCGTTGCCCAACGACGACAGTTCCGCCGCATCGGCGGTTCGGTCACTCGCGGCCGACAACGAAATGACCTACGACGTCGTCGAGAAGGACAGCAAGGGTGAGTTTCATGTCCGGCGCATCACAAAGCCCGGACCCACCGGGCTCGTCACGACCTCCACGCGGCCGCTTCCGCACCAGTTCGACACCCGCACCCTGACCGTCACCGTTGCCGACACACCGGGACAGACGCGCGACGTCATGCGGGCTCACGCCGCGACGTTGAACGGTCTTGTTGCCCTGCCGGATGTCTCCGACTTCGTCGCTCTGCAGCGATGGCTGGAACTCGAAGGAAAGCGCGAGGTGCTTGTGCCATTCGCGCCGGCGCTCGCCGAACTGGTTCCCGCAGATCACGTTCGGATGCGGCGTGACTTCCGCCAGCTCCTCACCACAGTCGAGACGATGGCCATTCTGCACCAGCAGCAGCGTGAACTGGACGCAGACGGACGGATCGTAGCCACGCTGGACGATTACGAACATGCGCGGACGCTTCTGATGGACGTCTTCCAGGCGGCGTCCAGCGCCGGCGTCACGCCCCAGGTTCGTGAGACGGTCGAGGCCGTGAACCGCATCGCCGACGGCGTGTCCCTGACAAAACAGGCCATCGCGGACGCACTCAAGCTTTCAAAGGACACGGCGTGGTACCGCATCAAGCGCGCAATCTCGCTCGGCCACCTCATTAATGATGAAACGCGGAAGGGGAGGCCAGCCCAGATCCGCCCCGGAGACCCGCTGCCGGAGGATCGCCCTGCGCTTCCCACCGTCGAGGAGTTGTCTGCGTGTGTGTCACGGCACCCCGCAGTCGATTCAACCGTTCAACCGCGCCGGACCCTCGAAGCGGAAGGCGAATCTGGAAAGGTGGTTGAATCCGTGGTTGAAAGCGGCATTCAACCGCACGTTCAACCTGACCGCGCACCCGCGCCAGATTCACCTGCTCGGACTGCCGTCGCCGTGGTTGAACGGTTGAACGGCGATCCCGGGAGTCTACACACACCTGACGGTCGCGAGGTGATGGAGATATGA
- a CDS encoding site-specific integrase: MAKRANGEGSIYFRKSDGRWSASISLPSGDRKHFLNKDRDEVARKLRAALKGQDDGLPVISERQTVAQFMQRWLNASKPSLRVRTWDRYEQLVRLHVTPEIGKVQLTNLTPLHLQRLYSKKIEERLSSTTVHHLHAMLHRALKQAVRWNLVQRNVADFVDAPRVGHYEITTLSARQASALLAAAEGSRLEALYVMALTTGMRQGELLGLRWKDVDLDRASIQIRGTMQATKDGLRFAETKTRGSRRHVLLPARTVEAIRRHRVAQKEERLRIGAAWEDNELVFANEVGKPIAAGNLLKRSFEPLLKNAGLPRMRFHDLRHSAATLLLEQGIHAKIVQEMLGHTRISTTLDLYSHVTPTMQRQAADAFDALLG; this comes from the coding sequence ATGGCTAAACGAGCGAATGGCGAAGGCTCGATTTACTTCCGCAAGAGCGACGGTCGGTGGTCGGCGTCGATCAGTCTGCCGAGCGGTGATCGAAAGCACTTCTTGAACAAGGATCGCGACGAGGTCGCCCGCAAGCTCCGCGCCGCGCTCAAGGGACAGGACGACGGGCTGCCGGTCATCAGTGAACGTCAGACCGTGGCGCAGTTCATGCAACGGTGGCTCAACGCATCGAAGCCATCTCTCCGCGTCCGGACGTGGGACCGCTACGAGCAGCTCGTGCGGCTACACGTCACGCCGGAGATCGGCAAGGTCCAGCTGACGAACCTCACCCCGCTCCACCTCCAGCGCCTTTACTCGAAGAAGATTGAAGAGCGGCTGTCATCGACCACAGTCCATCACCTCCACGCGATGCTTCACCGAGCCTTGAAGCAGGCCGTGCGCTGGAACCTCGTGCAGCGCAACGTCGCCGACTTCGTGGACGCGCCAAGGGTCGGCCACTACGAGATCACTACGCTCTCCGCTCGCCAGGCATCCGCGCTACTGGCCGCTGCGGAGGGGAGTCGTCTGGAAGCGCTGTACGTCATGGCCCTGACGACTGGCATGCGGCAAGGTGAACTGCTCGGGCTGCGTTGGAAGGATGTCGACCTCGACCGAGCCAGCATCCAGATCCGCGGGACGATGCAGGCGACCAAGGATGGGCTGCGATTCGCTGAGACCAAGACGCGAGGCTCGCGACGCCATGTGCTTCTGCCGGCCCGGACCGTCGAGGCGATCCGCCGGCATCGGGTCGCGCAGAAGGAGGAGCGGCTTCGCATCGGCGCCGCGTGGGAAGACAACGAGCTCGTGTTCGCGAACGAGGTCGGCAAGCCGATCGCCGCAGGCAACCTGCTCAAGCGGTCATTCGAGCCGCTGCTCAAGAACGCCGGGCTGCCCCGTATGCGCTTCCACGACCTCCGCCACAGCGCCGCGACGCTCCTGCTCGAACAGGGCATCCACGCGAAGATCGTGCAGGAGATGCTCGGCCACACGCGCATCAGCACGACGCTCGATCTGTACTCGCACGTCACGCCCACGATGCAGCGGCAGGCCGCGGATGCGTTCGATGCCCTGCTAGGATGA
- a CDS encoding lysylphosphatidylglycerol synthase transmembrane domain-containing protein, with protein sequence MNLSNIRNRLLVSMLLGIIVFAGLLAYGDFREVGRSLGDFHWELMPLILLVTCGNYLLRFIKWEYYLRQIGVRGLARRDSFLVFFSGLGMTITPGKVGEWLKSYLLKEVHGTPVTRSAPILLAERLTDSLALLIIAGSGVIFFGRELWPVVAVIAVGSGIAIGVSRHRPTAHGLLGVLARVPFIGRFAPRFEELYESTYILMNPRGVILMTALSVASWFFEVMAFYLTLAGLGAGAEIDTLLKAAFILPIATLAAAILLTPGGLFVAEAGITSLTQELLDLSKSAATVGTLIIRIATLWFGVIVGLVAFAILTRRLSKQGKLLDGSGTRDAGGEIAVGSDPAG encoded by the coding sequence ATGAATCTGTCCAACATCCGCAATCGCTTGCTCGTGTCGATGCTGCTCGGCATCATCGTGTTCGCCGGGCTGCTCGCGTATGGCGACTTCCGCGAGGTCGGCCGCAGCCTCGGCGACTTCCACTGGGAACTGATGCCGCTCATCCTGCTGGTGACCTGCGGCAACTACCTGCTGCGCTTCATCAAGTGGGAGTACTACCTGCGCCAGATCGGCGTCCGCGGCCTGGCGCGAAGGGACAGCTTCCTCGTCTTCTTTTCTGGCCTGGGCATGACGATTACGCCCGGAAAGGTAGGCGAATGGTTGAAGAGTTACCTGCTGAAGGAAGTACACGGCACCCCCGTCACGCGCTCGGCGCCGATCCTGCTCGCGGAGCGGCTGACGGACAGCCTCGCGCTGCTGATCATCGCCGGGTCGGGCGTGATCTTCTTCGGGCGGGAGCTGTGGCCGGTCGTCGCCGTGATCGCCGTCGGCTCGGGGATCGCGATCGGCGTGTCGAGGCATCGGCCGACGGCGCACGGGCTGCTCGGCGTGCTGGCGCGCGTGCCGTTCATTGGCCGCTTCGCGCCGCGCTTCGAAGAGCTGTACGAGAGCACGTACATCCTGATGAACCCGCGCGGCGTGATCCTCATGACGGCGCTCAGCGTCGCATCGTGGTTCTTCGAGGTGATGGCGTTCTACCTGACGCTCGCCGGGCTGGGCGCCGGCGCCGAGATCGATACGCTGCTCAAGGCGGCGTTCATCCTGCCGATCGCGACGCTGGCCGCGGCGATCCTGCTGACGCCGGGCGGCCTGTTCGTCGCCGAAGCGGGCATCACGTCGCTGACGCAGGAGTTGCTCGACCTCAGCAAGTCGGCGGCGACCGTCGGCACGCTGATCATCCGCATCGCGACGCTCTGGTTCGGCGTCATCGTCGGCCTCGTGGCGTTCGCCATCCTCACGCGCCGCCTGTCGAAGCAAGGCAAGCTGCTCGATGGAAGCGGGACGCGCGATGCGGGCGGCGAGATCGCCGTTGGGTCTGATCCGGCCGGTTGA
- a CDS encoding aldo/keto reductase: MEYRALGRTGTKVSSLCLGCMMFGGKTNPTDSYDIIDRALDAGINFVDTANVYSTGRSEEATGEALKRNGKRQNVVLATKVHGKMGEGVNDLGNSRRHIIEQAEQSLKRLQTDYIDLYQIHRPQPDIPIDETLRALDDLVRSGKVRYLGTSTFAAWQLVESLWTSERLGLNRFVVEQPPYNLLDRRIERELLPAARTYGFGVIPWSPLAGGLLTGKYKRGEEPPEGARFADTSNPLYRRRLNDRIYDVVEGLEPMAQEKGVTLSQFALAWCMQQPGVTSPIIGPRTMEQLEDNLASTEVTFTEDELRAINRVARRGDSVAPFYEAEFGPHPFRV, translated from the coding sequence ATGGAATATCGCGCACTGGGTCGTACTGGCACGAAGGTCAGCAGCCTCTGCCTGGGCTGCATGATGTTCGGCGGCAAGACCAACCCCACCGACTCCTACGACATCATCGACCGGGCGCTCGACGCCGGCATCAACTTCGTCGACACGGCGAACGTGTACAGTACCGGCCGCAGCGAAGAAGCGACGGGCGAAGCGCTGAAGCGCAACGGCAAGCGGCAGAACGTCGTGCTGGCGACGAAGGTCCACGGCAAGATGGGCGAGGGCGTCAACGACCTCGGCAACAGCCGCCGCCACATCATCGAGCAGGCTGAGCAGAGTTTGAAGCGCCTGCAGACGGACTACATCGACCTCTACCAGATCCACCGCCCACAGCCGGATATCCCGATCGACGAGACGCTGCGCGCGCTCGACGACCTGGTGCGGTCCGGCAAGGTGCGCTACCTCGGCACGAGCACGTTCGCGGCGTGGCAACTCGTCGAGTCGCTGTGGACGTCGGAGCGGCTGGGGCTCAATCGCTTCGTCGTCGAGCAGCCGCCGTACAACCTGCTGGACCGCCGCATCGAGCGCGAGTTGCTGCCGGCGGCGCGCACGTACGGCTTCGGCGTCATCCCGTGGAGCCCGCTGGCCGGCGGGCTGCTCACCGGCAAGTACAAGCGCGGCGAGGAGCCGCCGGAGGGCGCGCGCTTCGCCGACACGTCGAACCCGCTGTACCGGCGGCGGCTCAACGACCGCATCTACGACGTCGTCGAAGGGCTGGAGCCGATGGCGCAGGAGAAGGGCGTGACGCTGTCGCAGTTTGCGCTCGCGTGGTGCATGCAGCAGCCGGGCGTCACCAGCCCGATCATCGGCCCGCGGACGATGGAGCAGCTCGAAGACAACCTGGCATCGACGGAGGTCACGTTCACGGAGGACGAGTTGCGCGCGATCAACCGCGTGGCGCGTCGGGGCGACTCGGTGGCGCCGTTCTACGAGGCGGAGTTCGGGCCGCATCCGTTCCGCGTCTAG
- a CDS encoding VOC family protein, whose protein sequence is MTDVRATKALVTGVAPMFLVDDVVASAEWYRDTLGFNIGEYYSDDHGHDEDGNDIPGSPSEVFFVIVDRDGHRLMLGKTVRRGLGVISNVSSKQYSCDTYFWCERVDEIFAHARASGAQFPQEPVTQFYGIREFQIRDLDGRVLTFGAPAAGGAEA, encoded by the coding sequence ATGACAGACGTTCGAGCCACGAAGGCGCTCGTGACGGGCGTTGCGCCGATGTTTCTCGTGGACGACGTCGTCGCATCGGCCGAGTGGTACCGGGACACGCTCGGCTTCAACATCGGCGAGTACTACTCCGACGATCACGGCCACGACGAAGACGGCAACGACATTCCCGGCTCCCCCAGCGAGGTGTTCTTCGTGATCGTCGACCGTGATGGGCACCGCCTGATGCTCGGCAAGACCGTTCGGCGCGGACTGGGCGTGATCTCGAACGTGTCGTCCAAACAGTACTCGTGCGATACCTACTTCTGGTGCGAGCGCGTCGACGAGATCTTCGCGCACGCCAGGGCCTCAGGGGCGCAGTTCCCGCAGGAACCCGTGACACAGTTCTATGGCATCCGCGAGTTCCAGATCAGGGACCTCGACGGCCGCGTGCTCACGTTCGGCGCGCCGGCCGCAGGCGGCGCGGAGGCGTAG